A stretch of the Nicotiana tabacum cultivar K326 chromosome 6, ASM71507v2, whole genome shotgun sequence genome encodes the following:
- the LOC107764209 gene encoding ubiquitin receptor RAD23b-like isoform X2, translated as MNLTVKTLKGSHFEIRVQPSDTIMAVKKHIEDVQGKDNYPCGQQLLIHNGKVLKDESTLVENNVSEDGFLVVMLSKSKTASSSGTTSAQPSVAAANPTPAPEVTPPSQAPKNVASASDAAAASLPTDDYSQAASNLVAGNNLEQTIQQIMDMGGGSWDKETVTRALRAAYNNPERAVDYLYSGIPETAEVAVPVAHGGVNSAAGTTAVPTAPSSGGPNSAPLNLFPQENVAGAGGAGLGSLDFLRNNQQFQALRSMVQANPQILQPMLQELGKQNPQLLRSIQEHHQEFLQLINEPVDGSDGDIFDQAEQEIPHTVSVTPEEQAVIERLEAMGFDRALVIEAFLACDRNEELAANYLLEHAGDYED; from the exons ATGAACCTCACTGTAAAGACTCTCAAAGGCAGTCACTTCGAAATTAGGGTTCAGCCCTCCGATACC ATTATGGCTGTCAAGAAACACATTGAAGATGTGCAAGGAAAAGATAATTACCCATGTGGGCAGCAGTTGCTGATTCACAATGGTAAAGTGCTGAAGGATGAAAGTACATTAGTGGAAAACAACGTCTCTGAGGATGGTTTCCTCGTTGTCATGCTTAGTAAG AGCAAAACCGCTAGCTCAAGTGGGACAACATCTGCTCAG CCATCAGTTGCTGCAGCTAATCCTACTCCAGCACCTGAAGTGACTCCGCCATCACA GGCCCCAAAGAATGTTGCGTCTGCTTCTGATGCTGCAGCAGCTAG TCTTCCAACTGATGATTATAGTCAAGCTGCGTCAAATCTAGTTGCTGGCAATAATCTTGAGCAGACAATACAACAAATTATGGATATGGGCGGCGGCAGCTGGGACAAAGAGACAGTTACACGTGCACTTCGAGCAGCTTATAACAATCCTGAAAGAGCTGTTGATTACTTATATTCA GGAATTCCTGAAACAGCCGAAGTTGCTGTACCGGTTGCTCATGGTGGAGTTAATTCTGCAGCTGGGACTACTGCAGTGCCTACTGCACCTTCCTCTGGCGGACCTAATTCTGCTCCTTTAAATTTGTTTCCTCAG GAGAATGTTGCTGGTGCTGGCGGTGCTGGTCTTGGATCCCTTGATTTTCTCAGGAACAACCAACAG tTCCAAGCTTTACGTTCTATGGTTCAAGCTAACCCACAAATTTTACAG CCTATGCTTCAGGAACTAGGAAAGCAAAATCCTCAGCTTTTAAGATCTATACAGGAGCATCATCAAGAGTTTCTTCAATTAATTAATGAACCTGTAGATGGTTCCGACGG GGACATCTTTGATCAGGCTGAGCAAGAGATACCCCACACAGTTAGTGTCACACCAGAAGAGCAGGCGGTGATTGAGCGA CTGGAGGCAATGGGTTTTGATAGAGCTCTTGTCATTGAGGCTTTTTTGGCTTGTGATCGCAATGAGGAACTAGCCGCAAATTATCTGTTGGAGCATGCAGGAGATTACGAAGATTAA
- the LOC107764209 gene encoding ubiquitin receptor RAD23b-like isoform X1, with translation MNLTVKTLKGSHFEIRVQPSDTIMAVKKHIEDVQGKDNYPCGQQLLIHNGKVLKDESTLVENNVSEDGFLVVMLSKSKTASSSGTTSAQQPSVAAANPTPAPEVTPPSQAPKNVASASDAAAASLPTDDYSQAASNLVAGNNLEQTIQQIMDMGGGSWDKETVTRALRAAYNNPERAVDYLYSGIPETAEVAVPVAHGGVNSAAGTTAVPTAPSSGGPNSAPLNLFPQENVAGAGGAGLGSLDFLRNNQQFQALRSMVQANPQILQPMLQELGKQNPQLLRSIQEHHQEFLQLINEPVDGSDGDIFDQAEQEIPHTVSVTPEEQAVIERLEAMGFDRALVIEAFLACDRNEELAANYLLEHAGDYED, from the exons ATGAACCTCACTGTAAAGACTCTCAAAGGCAGTCACTTCGAAATTAGGGTTCAGCCCTCCGATACC ATTATGGCTGTCAAGAAACACATTGAAGATGTGCAAGGAAAAGATAATTACCCATGTGGGCAGCAGTTGCTGATTCACAATGGTAAAGTGCTGAAGGATGAAAGTACATTAGTGGAAAACAACGTCTCTGAGGATGGTTTCCTCGTTGTCATGCTTAGTAAG AGCAAAACCGCTAGCTCAAGTGGGACAACATCTGCTCAG cAGCCATCAGTTGCTGCAGCTAATCCTACTCCAGCACCTGAAGTGACTCCGCCATCACA GGCCCCAAAGAATGTTGCGTCTGCTTCTGATGCTGCAGCAGCTAG TCTTCCAACTGATGATTATAGTCAAGCTGCGTCAAATCTAGTTGCTGGCAATAATCTTGAGCAGACAATACAACAAATTATGGATATGGGCGGCGGCAGCTGGGACAAAGAGACAGTTACACGTGCACTTCGAGCAGCTTATAACAATCCTGAAAGAGCTGTTGATTACTTATATTCA GGAATTCCTGAAACAGCCGAAGTTGCTGTACCGGTTGCTCATGGTGGAGTTAATTCTGCAGCTGGGACTACTGCAGTGCCTACTGCACCTTCCTCTGGCGGACCTAATTCTGCTCCTTTAAATTTGTTTCCTCAG GAGAATGTTGCTGGTGCTGGCGGTGCTGGTCTTGGATCCCTTGATTTTCTCAGGAACAACCAACAG tTCCAAGCTTTACGTTCTATGGTTCAAGCTAACCCACAAATTTTACAG CCTATGCTTCAGGAACTAGGAAAGCAAAATCCTCAGCTTTTAAGATCTATACAGGAGCATCATCAAGAGTTTCTTCAATTAATTAATGAACCTGTAGATGGTTCCGACGG GGACATCTTTGATCAGGCTGAGCAAGAGATACCCCACACAGTTAGTGTCACACCAGAAGAGCAGGCGGTGATTGAGCGA CTGGAGGCAATGGGTTTTGATAGAGCTCTTGTCATTGAGGCTTTTTTGGCTTGTGATCGCAATGAGGAACTAGCCGCAAATTATCTGTTGGAGCATGCAGGAGATTACGAAGATTAA